The Zingiber officinale cultivar Zhangliang unplaced genomic scaffold, Zo_v1.1 ctg222, whole genome shotgun sequence genome includes a window with the following:
- the LOC122036887 gene encoding pentatricopeptide repeat-containing protein At1g62260, mitochondrial-like, whose product MRRLASSAARSAGACQAPRRPLCVVTPPLEPPRSLNKALAHLIRSGRLCEARRLFDSLPGHHNVVTWNSMIGGYVRHRELSEARRLFDEMPARDVVSWNSILAGYALSSDLGELEEARRIFDRIPARDIVSWNTMITGYARNGRMGEAMHLFGRMPDANVVTWNSVINGFLGVGDVKRAVELFDRMPVRNSASLNSLVSGFIRNNRLEEAEEWLLGNRRKVAEIDGLIDSYNTLIAGYAQRGRVNEARRLFDSIPCSKVVGDTTMSHEGVRFERNIVSWNSMIMGYAKTNDLPAARILFDEMPKRDLISWNTMIAAYVRHSSMEKAKALFEEMFNPDAWTWNSMICGFTQTGQVDRAREFFDRMPQKSIVSWNTMIAGYEQNGDYHAAFWLFASMCAAGERPDRHTLSSVLSASAGLAMLLLGLQVHQLITKTIRPDIPINNALVTMYSRCGNLMHAKTIFDGMGKERDVISWNAMIAGYAQHGQAREALEHFERMKLMSIKPTHITFISVLNACGHSGLVNEGRRQFDSMARDFGIIPRVEHYASLVDLIGRYGQLEDAMEVIHNMTVKPDKAVWGALLGACRVHNNVALARVAAEALVEIEPESSAPYVLLHNMHADEGKWSNATEIRKLMDKNMVVKQPGYSWIELHNKVHIFISGDRSHPFSHEIFSLLESFSKTITDLQVD is encoded by the coding sequence ATGAGAAGGTTGGCATCGTCAGCCGCTCGCAGCGCCGGCGCATGCCAAGCTCCTCGCCGTCCTCTCTGCGTGGTCACTCCTCCCCTCGAACCTCCGCGGAGTCTGAACAAGGCTCTCGCTCATCTGATCCGGAGCGGCCGCCTCTGCGAGGCCCGGCGGCTCTTCGACTCCCTCCCTGGCCACCACAACGTTGTCACCTGGAATTCCATGATCGGCGGCTACGTACGTCACCGTGAACTCTCTGAGGCCCGGAGGCTGTTCGATGAAATGCCCGCTAGGGACGTCGTCTCCTGGAACTCTATCCTTGCTGGCTACGCGCTGTCCAGTGATTTGGGAGAGCTCGAGGAGGCTCGCCGCATCTTCGACCGGATTCCGGCCAGGGACATCGTCTCGTGGAATACTATGATCACTGGCTACGCTCGGAACGGCAGGATGGGAGAAGCCATGCATCTGTTTGGAAGAATGCCCGACGCCAATGTCGTCACATGGAACTCGGTGATCAACGGATTTCTTGGTGTTGGTGATGTCAAAAGGGCAGTGGAGCTGTTCGACAGAATGCCCGTTCGAAATTCCGCTTCCTTGAATTCGTTAGTTTCGGGCTTCATTCGGAATAACAGATTGGAAGAAGCAGAAGAATGGCTGCTTGGAAATCGAAGAAAAGTAGCCGAGATTGATGGCTTGATCGACTCGTACAACACTTTGATAGCTGGTTATGCACAACGGGGAAGGGTCAATGAAGCAAGGAGATTGTTTGATTCAATTCCTTGTTCAAAAGTTGTTGGAGATACAACAATGTCACACGAAGGAGTGAGATTTGAGAGGAATATTGTATCATGGAATTCTATGATCATGGGCTATGCGAAGACCAATGATCTTCCAGCTGCCCGGATACTGTTCGATGAAATGCCCAAGAGAGACTTGATATCATGGAACACTATGATTGCTGCCTATGTTCGTCACTCATCCATGGAAAAAGCCAAAGCTCTGTTCGAAGAAATGTTCAATCCTGATGCATGGACATGGAACTCAATGATATGCGGATTCACGCAGACAGGCCAGGTCGATCGTGCAAGGGAATTTTTTGATAGAATGCCACAGAAGAGCATCGTCTCCTGGAACACGATGATAGCCGGATATGAGCAGAATGGAGACTATCATGCAGCATTCTGGTTGTTTGCTAGTATGTGTGCTGCTGGTGAGAGGCCTGACCGACATACACTTTCATCAGTGCTCAGTGCTTCTGCTGGCCTTGCCATGCTTCTCCTTGGACTCCAGGTGCATCAGCTGATTACGAAGACAATACGTCCAGACATTCCGATTAACAATGCCCTTGTTACGATGTATTCCCGGTGCGGTAATCTGATGCACGCCAAAACCATCTTCGATGGCATGGGGAAGGAAAGGGATGTAATCAGTTGGAATGCTATGATTGCAGGATATGCGCAGCATGGACAGGCAAGAGAAGCTCTTGAGCATTTTGAAAGAATGAAACTGATGAGCATTAAGCCTACTCACATAACCTTCATTTCTGTCCTCAATGCTTGTGGCCATTCAGGACTAGTGAATGAAGGACGGAGACAATTTGACTCAATGGCCAGGGATTTCGGTATCATCCCCAGAGTTGAGCATTATGCTTCACTTGTCGATCTCATAGGTCGCTATGGCCAGCTTGAGGACGCGATGGAGGTAATACATAACATGACAGTGAAGCCTGATAAAGCTGTTTGGGGTGCATTGCTTGGTGCTTGTAGAGTTCACAATAATGTTGCATTGGCTCGAGTAGCTGCAGAGGCTTTGGTGGAGATTGAACCCGAGAGCTCTGCACCATATGTGTTGTTGCACAACATGCATGCAGATGAAGGGAAGTGGAGCAATGCCACTGAGATAAGGAAACTGATGGATAAGAACATGGTGGTGAAACAGCCTGGTTACAGTTGGATTGAGTTGCACAACAAAGTTCATATATTTATTTCAGGGGACAGATCTCATCCATTCTCACATGAAATATTTTCCCTGCTAGAAAGTTTCAGCAAAACGATAACCGACCTACAAGTTGATTGA
- the LOC122036895 gene encoding BTB/POZ domain-containing protein At1g55760-like isoform X1, with translation MSDRAYRVESTTRLAQWRIDSLSTFSYRRSDLFKLGLWNWYLAVEKSKQLYVKLYPEDSSFTRENPPIASFNIKIVFPSVPNRQTFIHPGISDKQLKNNDDFVWVIDMLQTGRFIIDVEFLDLKIVAPSGGDPTSIWTGHQADKHRGAATTLDSFRRMLIHGVHTDIRINVTDNLADGSIGAHRAVLATRSPVFRSMFAHDLKEKGLSTIDIFDMPFAACQAFVNYIYGNFQSDEFLVNRIALLRAADKYDVSDLKELCEESLADDIDASNVLERLQVAHLHHLPRLKSSCLRYLVNFGKIYEITEDINVFMQNADRELIAEVFKEVLAAWNGL, from the exons ATGAGCGATCGAGCGTACCGGGTGGAGAGCACAACGCGGCTCGCGCAATGGAGGATCGATTCCCTTTCCACTTTCTCTTATCGCAGGTCCGACCTCTTCAAGCTCGGCCTCTGGAACTG GTATCTCGCAGTCGAGAAGAGCAAGCAACTCTATGTCAAACTGTACCCTGAGGATTCTAGCTTCACAAGAGAAAATCCACCTATTGCCTCCTTCAACATCAAGATTGTGTTTCCATCTGTTCCAAATCGCCAAACCTTTATCCATCCAG GAATTTCTGACAAACAGTTGAAGAACAATGACGACTTTGTGTGGGTTATTGATATGTTACAAACTGGCAGATTCATCATCGACGTTGAATTCCTTGATCTAAAGATTGTAGCTCCATCA GGTGGTGATCCTACATCCATCTGGACTGGCCATCAGGCTGACAAGCACAGAGGGGCCGCGACCACCCTCGACTCGTTTAGGAGGATGCTAATTCATGGTGTCCACACAGACATCAGGATCAATGTCACTGATAATCTCGCTGACGGCAGCATTGGTGCACACAGAGCTGTCCTGGCTACAAGATCTCCTGTTTTTCGCAGCATGTTTGCTCACGACCTCAAAGAGAAAGGACTTTCCACCATCGACATCTTTGACATGCCGTTCGCCGCTTGCCAGGCCTTCGTCAACTACATTTATGGCAATTTCCAGTCCGATGAATTCCTTGTCAATCGCATAGCGCTCCTACGAGCCGCCGACAAGTACGACGTATCTGACCTGAAGGAGTTGTGCGAAGAAAGCCTCGCGGATGACATTGATGCCAGCAACGTGCTCGAGAGGCTCCAAGTTGCCCACCTCCACCACTTGCCTAGGCTGAAGAGCAGCTGCTTGAGATATCTTGTGAACTTTGGAAAGATCTATGAGATTACTGAAGACATCAATGTCTTTATGCAGAATGCTGATAGAGAACTGATAGCTGAAGTGTTTAAGGAGGTTCTTGCTGCGTGGAATGGCCTCTGA
- the LOC122036895 gene encoding BTB/POZ domain-containing protein At1g55760-like isoform X2, whose translation MSDRAYRVESTTRLAQWRIDSLSTFSYRRYLAVEKSKQLYVKLYPEDSSFTRENPPIASFNIKIVFPSVPNRQTFIHPGISDKQLKNNDDFVWVIDMLQTGRFIIDVEFLDLKIVAPSGGDPTSIWTGHQADKHRGAATTLDSFRRMLIHGVHTDIRINVTDNLADGSIGAHRAVLATRSPVFRSMFAHDLKEKGLSTIDIFDMPFAACQAFVNYIYGNFQSDEFLVNRIALLRAADKYDVSDLKELCEESLADDIDASNVLERLQVAHLHHLPRLKSSCLRYLVNFGKIYEITEDINVFMQNADRELIAEVFKEVLAAWNGL comes from the exons ATGAGCGATCGAGCGTACCGGGTGGAGAGCACAACGCGGCTCGCGCAATGGAGGATCGATTCCCTTTCCACTTTCTCTTATCGCAG GTATCTCGCAGTCGAGAAGAGCAAGCAACTCTATGTCAAACTGTACCCTGAGGATTCTAGCTTCACAAGAGAAAATCCACCTATTGCCTCCTTCAACATCAAGATTGTGTTTCCATCTGTTCCAAATCGCCAAACCTTTATCCATCCAG GAATTTCTGACAAACAGTTGAAGAACAATGACGACTTTGTGTGGGTTATTGATATGTTACAAACTGGCAGATTCATCATCGACGTTGAATTCCTTGATCTAAAGATTGTAGCTCCATCA GGTGGTGATCCTACATCCATCTGGACTGGCCATCAGGCTGACAAGCACAGAGGGGCCGCGACCACCCTCGACTCGTTTAGGAGGATGCTAATTCATGGTGTCCACACAGACATCAGGATCAATGTCACTGATAATCTCGCTGACGGCAGCATTGGTGCACACAGAGCTGTCCTGGCTACAAGATCTCCTGTTTTTCGCAGCATGTTTGCTCACGACCTCAAAGAGAAAGGACTTTCCACCATCGACATCTTTGACATGCCGTTCGCCGCTTGCCAGGCCTTCGTCAACTACATTTATGGCAATTTCCAGTCCGATGAATTCCTTGTCAATCGCATAGCGCTCCTACGAGCCGCCGACAAGTACGACGTATCTGACCTGAAGGAGTTGTGCGAAGAAAGCCTCGCGGATGACATTGATGCCAGCAACGTGCTCGAGAGGCTCCAAGTTGCCCACCTCCACCACTTGCCTAGGCTGAAGAGCAGCTGCTTGAGATATCTTGTGAACTTTGGAAAGATCTATGAGATTACTGAAGACATCAATGTCTTTATGCAGAATGCTGATAGAGAACTGATAGCTGAAGTGTTTAAGGAGGTTCTTGCTGCGTGGAATGGCCTCTGA
- the LOC122036886 gene encoding GPI-anchored protein LLG1-like, translating to MDSNPKLSLMVAVLSAIAGLAAASSFISDDASVPHGSGGRSLLQATTSCPVNFEFMNYTIITSRCKGPRYPADQCCRALTDFACPYAEQINNLTNDCAQIMFSYIHLYGNYPPGLFANECHGGKLGISCMASAPQPPISSRTGRKNQSLISLALLLCGLLGFMLC from the exons ATGGACTCGAATCCAAAGCTCTCGTTAATGGTTGCTGTTCTTTCGGCGATCGCTGGATTGGCGGCTGCTTCGAGCTTTATCTCAG ATGATGCGTCGGTGCCTCATGGATCTGGTGGTCGGAGCTTGCTCCAAGCAACAACTA GTTGCCCTGTGAACTTTGAGTTCATGAACTATACAATCATCACAAGCCGGTGCAAGGGTCCCCGGTATCCGGCAGATCAATGTTGCAGAGCTCTCACGGATTTTGCATGCCCGTATGCTGAACAAATAAACAATTTGACGAACGATTGTGCACAAATCATGTTCAGTTACATCCATCTCTACGGGAACTACCCTCCAGGGCTATTCGCGAACGAATGCCACGGTGGCAAGTTAGGGATTTCTTGCATGGCTAGTGCCCCACAGCCGCCGATCAGTTCACGCACAGGACGCAAGAACCAAAGCCTTATTTCTTTGGCCTTGCTTTTGTGTGGTCTCCTAGGGTTTATGCTTTGTTAA